From Cecembia calidifontis, one genomic window encodes:
- a CDS encoding M14 metallopeptidase family protein, with protein sequence MQRHLLILLLVFLTFGQLAAQQDYYFPGEKFDPSIPSPKEFLGYEIGEWHTRYDRLIAYFEKLAFSSELAELQVIGQTNQLRPLVVLIISKKENIQNLENIRKTHIQLTDPKQTMPDVSQMPAIINLAYSVHGNEPSGGEASILTAYWLLASQSELAKEIRENAVVLIDPAINPDGRDRHTNWANMHKGNPPVADPLDREHNEIWPSGRVNHYWFDLNRDWLPLAQVELQSKIAWYHSWYPNVVGDFHEMGTNSTYFFEPTKPFGSENPVVPRKNYEEINNKFASYFAKALDEIGSLYWTKEVFDNSYPGYGSTYPDIQGGLGLVFEQGSSRGHVQSSQRGDITFAFTIRNQLKTSIATMEAGVKEREFMHRYLREFFQTAISEASRDKVKSYIFGDEHDASRNRLFLQLLLDHQIKVYENDRDLTLEGKSFKKGKSWVVPTSQPQYRMVRSMFEKVTEFADSVFYDASSWTMALAYGMPYAGQTAFSASKEITTLEKPELHFPSSANYVAYLLDWSDYFAPQFLHQLLSAGIHVEVAAFPFTSSTDAGTKEFPAGSLIIPTAFQKTGPDELRRQLQIAAVKSGQHVFATPTGLNLKGIDLGSNNVSAVRIPKVLMLIGQGSSQYEAGEIWHLLDTKVGMPITKMDISLFGRVNLYDYNTLILPSGFYSALNSSQISHIKDWLSRGGTIISLRSASQWLQSQEIVKEEYLADSPDQGPDFASFASRRDLEGAQAIGGSIYLAHLDITHPLGYGYRNHELPVYRNSSIFFKPSKNRYQTPVRYTANPLLGGYISKPNLEKVKQSASVFVSPVGQGRVIHFIDNPNFRGTWFGTNKLFFNAIFFGDKM encoded by the coding sequence ATGCAGAGACACCTACTCATTTTGCTTCTTGTGTTTTTGACTTTCGGTCAATTGGCCGCTCAACAAGATTATTATTTTCCGGGAGAAAAATTTGATCCCTCAATACCTAGCCCTAAAGAATTCCTTGGCTATGAAATAGGAGAATGGCACACCCGTTATGACAGACTGATTGCTTATTTTGAAAAACTGGCTTTCAGTTCTGAATTGGCTGAGCTTCAGGTTATCGGTCAAACCAATCAGCTTAGGCCTCTGGTGGTACTAATTATCAGTAAGAAGGAAAACATCCAAAACCTGGAAAATATCCGAAAAACTCATATCCAGCTGACTGACCCAAAACAAACAATGCCGGATGTGTCTCAGATGCCAGCCATTATTAACCTTGCCTATAGTGTTCACGGAAATGAACCATCAGGAGGTGAAGCCTCCATCCTGACCGCCTATTGGTTGTTGGCCTCCCAATCCGAATTGGCCAAAGAAATCCGGGAAAATGCAGTGGTCTTAATTGATCCTGCCATTAATCCTGACGGAAGGGACAGGCATACCAATTGGGCCAATATGCATAAGGGGAATCCTCCTGTGGCAGATCCTTTGGACAGGGAACATAATGAAATATGGCCTTCAGGACGTGTAAACCACTATTGGTTTGACCTCAATAGGGATTGGCTCCCATTAGCGCAGGTTGAACTTCAGTCAAAAATTGCATGGTATCATTCCTGGTACCCAAATGTAGTGGGGGATTTTCATGAAATGGGAACAAACAGCACCTATTTCTTTGAGCCTACTAAGCCTTTTGGCAGTGAAAATCCAGTAGTGCCCAGAAAGAACTATGAAGAAATCAACAACAAATTTGCATCCTATTTTGCTAAAGCATTAGATGAAATCGGTAGCCTGTACTGGACCAAGGAAGTGTTTGACAATTCCTACCCTGGTTATGGTTCCACTTATCCTGATATTCAGGGAGGGCTTGGTCTTGTCTTTGAACAGGGTTCGTCTCGTGGTCATGTGCAAAGTTCTCAAAGAGGCGACATTACTTTTGCCTTTACCATCCGTAACCAGTTGAAAACATCTATTGCCACCATGGAAGCCGGTGTAAAGGAAAGGGAATTCATGCACCGGTATCTGCGTGAGTTTTTCCAGACAGCCATCAGTGAAGCTTCAAGGGATAAGGTGAAATCCTACATCTTTGGAGACGAACATGATGCTTCCAGAAACAGACTTTTTCTTCAACTCTTGTTGGATCATCAAATTAAAGTCTATGAAAATGACAGGGACCTGACTTTAGAAGGTAAATCCTTCAAAAAAGGAAAATCCTGGGTAGTGCCGACTTCCCAGCCTCAATACAGGATGGTCCGTAGCATGTTTGAAAAGGTAACTGAATTTGCCGATTCTGTTTTTTATGATGCCTCCTCTTGGACCATGGCCCTTGCTTATGGGATGCCTTATGCCGGACAGACCGCATTTTCTGCATCTAAGGAAATCACCACTTTGGAAAAGCCAGAACTTCATTTTCCTTCAAGTGCAAACTATGTGGCCTACCTTTTGGACTGGTCAGATTACTTTGCCCCTCAATTCTTGCATCAGCTACTAAGTGCAGGTATTCATGTGGAAGTTGCAGCCTTTCCCTTTACATCTTCTACTGATGCAGGCACTAAAGAATTTCCGGCTGGGTCACTGATAATCCCAACCGCATTTCAAAAAACCGGACCGGACGAGTTGAGGAGACAGTTGCAAATTGCTGCTGTCAAAAGCGGTCAACATGTTTTTGCCACTCCAACCGGTTTAAACCTTAAAGGAATTGATTTGGGCAGCAATAATGTATCTGCGGTAAGGATACCTAAAGTACTGATGCTGATAGGTCAGGGTTCTTCCCAGTATGAAGCTGGAGAAATCTGGCATCTTTTGGATACAAAAGTCGGAATGCCGATCACCAAAATGGACATCAGCTTGTTTGGAAGGGTCAATTTGTATGACTACAATACATTGATTCTGCCATCGGGATTTTACAGTGCTTTGAACAGCAGTCAAATCAGTCATATCAAAGATTGGCTTAGCCGGGGAGGAACCATAATCTCTTTAAGGTCTGCCAGTCAGTGGCTTCAATCACAGGAAATAGTAAAAGAAGAATACCTAGCGGATTCCCCGGATCAAGGGCCTGATTTTGCATCATTTGCTTCCAGAAGGGATTTGGAAGGTGCTCAGGCTATTGGAGGAAGTATTTATTTGGCCCATTTGGATATTACCCATCCTTTGGGATATGGATACCGAAACCATGAATTGCCTGTTTACCGTAATTCCTCCATTTTCTTCAAACCATCCAAAAACAGGTACCAGACACCTGTCAGGTACACAGCTAATCCCCTATTGGGAGGTTATATTTCAAAACCAAACCTGGAAAAAGTCAAGCAGAGCGCCAGTGTGTTTGTCTCCCCTGTGGGTCAGGGTCGGGTGATTCATTTTATCGACAACCCTAATTTCAGGGGAACTTGGTTTGGAACGAACAAACTATTTTTCAATGCTATATTCTTTGGGGATAAGATGTAA
- a CDS encoding 3-keto-disaccharide hydrolase, whose product MKTILSSFSVFAIVLAAVPLFAQQIEFKLPPQATEFYEPAVRKVTPGKENSMPPSDAIVLFDGSSLNNFVSSRTGQNPEWTLQNGIMTVAPGKGDIQTKLGFGDMQLHIEWSAPTVIKGEGQGRGNSGIFLMSHYEVQVLDSYESKTYVNGQAASIYKQHPPLVNAMKAPGEWNTYDIYFTAPRFNADGMLVSPARVTVVHNGVLVQNNVEIKGPTEYIGIPNYKAHPDELPIKLQDHGDLVSFRNIWVRKL is encoded by the coding sequence ATGAAGACAATATTGAGTAGTTTTTCGGTTTTCGCCATTGTTTTGGCAGCGGTCCCGCTTTTCGCACAACAAATCGAATTTAAATTACCGCCCCAGGCAACAGAATTTTATGAACCTGCTGTTAGGAAAGTGACTCCCGGAAAGGAAAACAGCATGCCCCCATCAGATGCCATTGTGCTCTTTGACGGCTCCAGTTTGAATAATTTTGTGAGCTCAAGAACAGGGCAAAATCCCGAATGGACCTTGCAAAACGGCATTATGACGGTAGCACCGGGAAAAGGTGATATTCAGACCAAATTGGGTTTTGGAGACATGCAATTGCATATTGAATGGTCTGCACCTACCGTCATCAAGGGAGAAGGACAGGGGAGAGGAAATTCCGGTATTTTTTTGATGTCCCATTATGAGGTACAGGTTCTGGATTCCTATGAGAGCAAAACCTATGTCAACGGACAGGCTGCCAGTATTTACAAGCAGCATCCGCCATTGGTCAATGCCATGAAAGCCCCAGGAGAGTGGAACACTTATGATATTTATTTTACCGCACCCCGTTTTAATGCGGACGGCATGTTGGTTTCACCAGCAAGGGTAACCGTAGTGCACAATGGAGTACTTGTACAGAACAATGTTGAAATCAAAGGGCCTACTGAATATATCGGTATTCCTAATTACAAAGCGCATCCTGATGAACTTCCCATCAAATTGCAGGATCACGGAGATTTGGTCAGCTTTAGGAATATTTGGGTTAGAAAACTTTAA
- a CDS encoding nicotinate phosphoribosyltransferase: MKEEFTLTGLFTDLYELSMAEAYFLGGKHEELAVFDYFFRKLPFEGGYAVFAGSGTLLTALEDLRFQPRELDYLKGLGFNKSFLKYLRNFKFRGNVYAPKEGTLIFPTEPVIRVEGGILESQLIETLLLNIINFQSLIATKASRMRLAAKDRYLVDFGLRRAQGLGGYHAARAAIVGGFDASSNTKAALDFGLHAVGTMAHSFVQSFDDEISAFRDFASKRPNNCTLLVDTYDTLHSGIPNAITVAQEMEAMGKKLAGIRLDSGDLAYLSKEARKMLDMAGLYYVKITASNQLDEQVIKSLLEQGAPIDVFGVGTSLVTAPPDAAFDGVYKLAYAYGKPRIKISENLKKVTLPGKKQTFRVVQKNGTLLGADVVGFHEEIHFDKMVHPFDPMQQLSFSDVEFEPVMQAVMKQGEIISEQISLEEAQINLKNQLKQLPDEYKRFENPHVYKVGLSEQLHQQRLEIKERFKK, encoded by the coding sequence ATGAAAGAAGAATTTACCTTGACCGGTTTATTTACTGACCTCTACGAGCTCAGTATGGCAGAAGCGTATTTCCTTGGAGGAAAACATGAAGAATTGGCCGTTTTTGATTATTTCTTTAGAAAATTACCATTTGAGGGAGGTTATGCGGTATTTGCAGGATCAGGTACATTATTGACAGCCCTTGAAGACCTGAGGTTCCAGCCCCGGGAACTTGATTATTTAAAAGGTCTAGGCTTTAACAAGAGCTTTTTGAAATACCTCAGGAATTTCAAATTTAGAGGTAACGTTTATGCACCCAAAGAAGGAACCCTTATTTTTCCAACCGAACCTGTTATCCGGGTAGAAGGTGGAATCCTGGAATCTCAGTTAATAGAAACCCTACTTTTAAATATTATAAATTTTCAATCCTTAATCGCCACAAAAGCTTCCAGGATGCGATTGGCCGCAAAAGACCGTTACTTGGTTGATTTTGGATTGAGGAGAGCCCAAGGACTCGGGGGGTATCATGCTGCCAGGGCGGCTATAGTGGGAGGGTTTGATGCCAGTAGCAATACTAAAGCGGCTCTGGATTTTGGCCTCCATGCTGTGGGCACTATGGCCCATTCTTTTGTTCAGAGTTTTGATGATGAGATTTCCGCTTTCAGGGATTTTGCATCCAAAAGACCCAATAATTGTACGCTTTTGGTAGATACTTATGATACGCTCCATTCAGGGATTCCCAATGCCATTACCGTAGCTCAAGAAATGGAAGCCATGGGTAAAAAGTTAGCAGGTATCCGTTTGGACAGTGGTGATTTGGCCTACCTTTCTAAAGAGGCCAGAAAGATGCTGGACATGGCTGGTTTATATTACGTTAAAATTACTGCTTCCAATCAACTGGATGAACAGGTCATCAAAAGCCTCTTGGAACAGGGCGCGCCAATCGATGTATTTGGTGTGGGAACAAGCTTGGTGACTGCTCCTCCCGATGCCGCTTTTGATGGCGTATATAAATTGGCCTATGCTTATGGCAAACCAAGAATCAAGATCTCTGAAAACCTTAAGAAAGTCACCTTGCCCGGTAAAAAACAAACCTTCAGGGTGGTTCAAAAAAATGGGACATTGCTTGGCGCAGATGTGGTAGGATTTCATGAAGAAATCCATTTCGATAAAATGGTTCATCCTTTTGATCCCATGCAGCAGCTTTCTTTTTCGGATGTGGAATTTGAACCGGTAATGCAAGCCGTCATGAAGCAAGGAGAAATCATCAGTGAGCAAATTTCCCTTGAGGAAGCTCAAATCAATCTCAAAAACCAACTAAAACAATTACCAGATGAATACAAGCGGTTTGAAAATCCACATGTGTATAAGGTGGGTCTAAGTGAGCAACTGCATCAACAAAGACTTGAAATCAAAGAAAGGTTTAAAAAATGA
- a CDS encoding ROK family protein has product MRILTIDVGGTNIKAKLEGPEERRKFPSGPDMTPDKMVEGVLEMTKDWDYDVVSIGFPGIIKRGAVITEPKNLGPGWKEFDFVKAFGKPVKIINDAAMQALGSYSGKGVLLFLGFGTGLGSAIVVDGKVLPMELAHLTYRKGTFEDYLGIRGLERLGQAKWEKHVHVVVSRFKAAFLPDDIVLGGGKSKYITQVPEGCRLGNNQLAYEGGFKLWRDKL; this is encoded by the coding sequence TTGAGAATACTTACCATTGACGTAGGAGGTACGAATATTAAAGCCAAATTAGAAGGTCCGGAAGAGAGAAGGAAATTTCCTTCCGGTCCGGATATGACGCCAGATAAAATGGTGGAAGGGGTACTGGAAATGACCAAAGATTGGGACTATGATGTGGTGTCCATAGGTTTTCCCGGCATAATTAAACGTGGAGCTGTAATTACAGAGCCCAAAAATTTAGGGCCGGGCTGGAAGGAATTTGATTTTGTTAAGGCGTTTGGTAAACCTGTAAAAATCATCAATGATGCAGCCATGCAGGCTTTAGGTTCCTATTCTGGCAAAGGTGTTCTATTGTTTTTGGGTTTTGGAACAGGCCTTGGATCAGCCATCGTTGTAGACGGTAAGGTCTTACCCATGGAATTGGCACACCTAACCTATCGTAAAGGAACTTTTGAGGATTATTTGGGAATCAGAGGCCTTGAAAGATTGGGACAGGCAAAATGGGAAAAGCATGTGCATGTGGTAGTTTCCCGTTTCAAAGCAGCCTTTCTTCCTGATGATATTGTTTTGGGAGGAGGAAAGTCTAAATACATCACGCAAGTTCCCGAAGGCTGTAGGCTGGGAAACAATCAGTTGGCCTACGAAGGTGGATTTAAGCTATGGAGAGATAAGCTGTAG
- a CDS encoding CAP domain-containing protein has translation MRITHLLKRQALFCMVGIVFTMSACVEFPESFEKAEPEIVMVPLEFDHQKLLFHVNELRTKGCTCGQKEMPAVDPLNWNNLLAKAAQKHSDDMHQNNFFNHIGSDNSTLEIRVNQIGYRWRSLGENIARGNMDEAKAVQAWKDSPGHCELMMAADFLEVGAGKKGEFWTMVLAK, from the coding sequence ATGAGAATCACCCATTTACTCAAAAGGCAGGCGCTATTTTGCATGGTTGGCATCGTTTTTACCATGAGCGCCTGCGTTGAATTTCCTGAATCCTTCGAAAAAGCCGAACCAGAAATTGTAATGGTTCCTTTGGAATTTGATCATCAAAAATTGCTGTTTCATGTGAATGAATTAAGGACTAAAGGATGTACCTGCGGTCAAAAAGAAATGCCGGCTGTTGATCCTTTGAATTGGAACAATTTATTGGCAAAAGCAGCCCAAAAACATTCGGATGACATGCATCAGAACAATTTTTTTAATCATATAGGTTCTGATAATTCGACCTTGGAAATCCGTGTCAATCAGATCGGATACAGATGGCGTTCATTAGGGGAAAATATTGCACGTGGAAATATGGATGAAGCCAAGGCTGTTCAAGCCTGGAAGGATAGCCCGGGACATTGTGAGTTGATGATGGCTGCTGATTTTTTGGAAGTTGGAGCAGGAAAAAAAGGGGAATTTTGGACAATGGTTTTGGCAAAATAG
- a CDS encoding sigma-70 family RNA polymerase sigma factor codes for MRPANLHKTEHLVKSLKNGCEKCYTELYNFFYPKIINTAKKFGIEEEDAREMAQDIFLNVWKNRENLKPELSFNAYLLTVLKSKIYHQAKKEVRKSKYVKYALKQQGITVNTTENQIEYEELEIISQAVIDNLPKQQKEIFFMRSIKHVSSGEISEHLGLSKRTVENHFYLASKTIKNELEKRFRLPLKPLHVEIAFLILLPCLY; via the coding sequence ATGAGACCAGCAAACCTTCATAAAACCGAACATTTGGTGAAAAGCCTCAAAAATGGCTGTGAAAAGTGCTATACTGAACTTTATAATTTTTTTTATCCCAAAATTATTAATACGGCAAAAAAATTTGGAATAGAAGAAGAAGATGCCCGCGAAATGGCGCAGGATATTTTTTTGAATGTTTGGAAAAACAGAGAAAATTTAAAACCTGAACTTTCTTTTAATGCTTATCTGCTTACTGTTTTAAAGTCAAAAATCTACCATCAGGCCAAAAAAGAAGTCAGAAAATCGAAATATGTAAAATATGCCCTTAAACAGCAGGGAATAACCGTGAATACTACGGAAAACCAAATCGAGTACGAAGAATTGGAAATCATATCCCAGGCTGTCATTGACAACCTGCCAAAACAACAAAAGGAAATATTTTTCATGAGAAGCATCAAACATGTTTCGTCCGGTGAAATCTCTGAACATTTAGGCCTTTCAAAAAGAACAGTCGAAAATCATTTCTACCTTGCCTCTAAAACCATAAAAAATGAACTCGAAAAAAGATTCAGGCTACCTTTAAAACCCTTGCACGTAGAAATTGCTTTTTTGATATTGCTTCCTTGCCTTTATTAA
- a CDS encoding FecR family protein — MKFTKQDYLDYIQGKLDSKKAASFSHWMESKEGERIFHQWVEEEWEEEVKNSEDPKQEDKAAIINPGSNGKNTIEWRLWAAIISIFIVASLLLYNGKEGHLPEEYKTEIKNTEVQKSAPKGKKTKIKLPDGSLVYLNSESSITYLTDFSDKRTIHLKGEAFFEVQSDPSKPFTVVTGPISTQALGTSFNINAYEEDLEIIVALASGKIKVSHELNGQEVFVDPGEAVDYNMGDSHITKDQVDIQKILNWKNGILHFEKIPFPQVIKTLERWYGVDFEVKNQKDLPLYKCSGTFQPNEYLSNVLAVLAHSVDFNYTIQGKKVILEFK, encoded by the coding sequence ATGAAGTTTACCAAACAGGATTATCTTGACTACATCCAAGGAAAATTGGACAGCAAAAAAGCAGCCTCATTTTCCCATTGGATGGAAAGTAAAGAGGGGGAAAGAATATTTCATCAATGGGTAGAAGAGGAATGGGAAGAGGAAGTCAAAAATTCAGAAGATCCCAAACAAGAAGATAAGGCAGCCATAATAAATCCTGGTTCAAATGGAAAAAATACGATTGAATGGAGACTCTGGGCTGCTATTATTTCAATTTTTATTGTTGCCAGTCTGCTCCTTTACAATGGAAAAGAAGGCCATCTTCCGGAGGAATATAAAACTGAAATCAAGAACACTGAAGTCCAAAAGAGCGCTCCTAAAGGGAAAAAAACCAAAATCAAACTTCCCGATGGTTCTTTGGTCTACCTGAATTCTGAAAGCAGCATTACTTATTTAACCGATTTTTCAGACAAGAGAACAATTCACCTTAAAGGAGAAGCATTTTTTGAAGTTCAATCCGATCCATCCAAACCCTTTACTGTTGTTACCGGCCCTATAAGTACTCAGGCCCTTGGAACAAGCTTTAATATCAATGCCTATGAAGAAGACCTGGAAATTATTGTGGCCCTTGCTTCAGGCAAAATCAAAGTTAGCCATGAATTGAATGGGCAGGAAGTTTTTGTAGATCCAGGGGAGGCCGTCGATTATAATATGGGTGATTCCCATATAACAAAGGATCAAGTGGATATCCAAAAGATTTTGAATTGGAAAAACGGCATTCTCCACTTTGAAAAAATCCCTTTTCCTCAGGTAATCAAAACACTGGAAAGGTGGTATGGGGTGGATTTTGAAGTTAAAAATCAAAAGGACCTTCCGCTTTATAAATGTTCAGGAACATTTCAACCCAATGAATACCTCAGCAATGTTTTGGCTGTTTTGGCACATTCAGTGGATTTCAACTATACCATACAGGGAAAAAAAGTAATTCTGGAATTTAAATGA